A DNA window from Pseudomonadota bacterium contains the following coding sequences:
- the accB gene encoding acetyl-CoA carboxylase biotin carboxyl carrier protein yields MTAKKPTFDFDYLRELTDLMKETGLSEVEMTVDSSTVRLQLGGTQTVAPQVIPAPIAAPAAVTEAAAAEEPKLSGKVQKAPMVGTFYRAPSPEKPAFVNIGDTVKAGQPLCIIEAMKTMNQIEAEHDGVVKDILLENASPVEFGEPLFVIS; encoded by the coding sequence ATGACTGCTAAAAAACCAACGTTTGATTTTGATTATCTGCGCGAGCTAACAGACCTGATGAAAGAAACAGGCCTCAGCGAAGTAGAGATGACAGTTGATAGTTCAACAGTGCGTCTACAACTTGGCGGCACGCAAACAGTTGCACCACAAGTTATTCCTGCACCAATTGCAGCGCCTGCCGCTGTAACAGAAGCCGCTGCTGCAGAAGAACCAAAGCTTTCTGGTAAGGTACAAAAAGCACCAATGGTTGGTACGTTCTACCGTGCCCCTTCTCCAGAGAAGCCTGCATTTGTAAACATTGGCGACACAGTAAAAGCTGGCCAGCCTCTTTGCATCATCGAAGCGATGAAAACGATGAACCAAATCGAAGCAGAACACGATGGCGTTGTGAAGGACATCCTTCTTGAAAACGCATCGCCTGTTGAGTTTGGCGAACCTCTATTTGTTATTTCATAA
- a CDS encoding M48 family metalloprotease produces MSPSAFSVNVPERLWDSEIDSYLTELALPLWQSAGFEKKPQFDLILSPDVNAYVTSDRTIHIYSGLIMNAESDAEVQGVLAHEIGHLMGRHHIRIATTAQDARVPTLIGSVIGVGAALAGAPQAGVAIAAGSQAAGISNILSYSRTQEREADQLGLTLLRKNELPVAPLLNFLDGMRGNQLLYSQVVPAYLTTHPALSERVTLLRQNLSEADRKKSSVQTQDFKFVKAKLTVFQNGPSSALRTLKGSEAHVLYGRAWAYMLQGKEQETLALIEKLKNTTEPHLFLKDLEAQLALMQGRYNDAADKMLAVLKEEPELPVTWLEIADIYLKSDQPTKALPYIEKLSHRWPQTPFILGLYGQAYGKQGKLAKSHRYLAEEQLIRGNYKQGLQHVAYAKTQQPTEKLASELKELENTLNELKKEAK; encoded by the coding sequence ATGAGTCCTTCTGCTTTTTCTGTAAACGTACCAGAGCGTTTATGGGATAGTGAGATTGATAGTTATCTCACCGAACTTGCCCTCCCCTTATGGCAGAGTGCTGGCTTTGAAAAAAAACCTCAATTTGACCTAATTTTAAGCCCAGATGTAAACGCCTATGTAACAAGTGACCGTACCATTCATATTTATAGCGGCCTTATTATGAACGCTGAATCTGATGCAGAAGTGCAAGGCGTTCTCGCTCACGAAATTGGCCACCTTATGGGTCGTCACCACATTCGTATTGCAACAACAGCTCAAGATGCCCGTGTACCAACTTTAATTGGTAGCGTCATTGGTGTAGGTGCTGCTCTTGCTGGCGCTCCTCAAGCAGGCGTTGCCATTGCCGCAGGCTCACAAGCTGCTGGCATCAGCAATATTCTCTCTTACTCTCGCACACAAGAACGTGAAGCAGACCAACTTGGCCTCACTCTTCTGAGAAAAAACGAGCTGCCTGTTGCCCCACTCCTCAACTTCCTTGACGGTATGCGCGGCAACCAATTGCTTTACTCACAAGTTGTACCTGCTTACCTTACAACGCACCCTGCCCTATCAGAACGCGTCACTCTACTAAGGCAAAACCTTTCAGAAGCAGACAGAAAAAAAAGCAGCGTTCAAACTCAAGATTTTAAGTTTGTGAAAGCAAAACTTACTGTTTTCCAGAATGGCCCATCTAGTGCACTCAGAACCTTAAAAGGCTCTGAAGCGCATGTTCTTTACGGTCGTGCATGGGCATACATGTTGCAAGGAAAAGAGCAGGAAACCCTTGCCTTGATTGAAAAACTCAAAAACACAACTGAGCCCCATCTCTTTCTCAAAGACCTAGAAGCACAGCTTGCCCTTATGCAAGGCCGCTACAATGACGCTGCCGATAAAATGCTTGCTGTCCTGAAAGAAGAGCCAGAACTTCCGGTGACATGGTTAGAAATTGCTGATATTTACTTAAAATCAGACCAGCCAACAAAGGCTCTACCCTATATTGAAAAACTGTCTCACCGCTGGCCGCAAACACCATTTATTCTTGGCCTTTACGGTCAAGCTTACGGTAAGCAAGGCAAACTTGCTAAAAGCCACAGGTACCTTGCAGAAGAGCAGTTGATTCGCGGTAACTACAAGCAAGGTTTGCAACACGTAGCTTACGCAAAAACGCAGCAACCTACGGAAAAACTTGCATCCGAGCTGAAGGAATTAGAAAATACACTCAACGAACTAAAAAAAGAGGCGAAATAA
- a CDS encoding Rne/Rng family ribonuclease — protein sequence MAKKMLIDAAHSEEIRVVVADENQRIQEFEVETSGKEMTKGNVYIAEINRVEPSLQAAFVSYGANRNGFLAFGEIHPEYFDLPKAEKKALMEELDEIADKRRQRMEEREQEHERRREEREARKKAKKAAASKANTSIDDDSTDDDDVTDAQPNSAPDTLNLSAEELEEDARALALANAMADDIGDEGKPTAKPKRSPRKAQTRRPRRHSDKKAPSTSEDNDTKKDASSNEEKPKRQTRARKKPVTEATEGTSEEQKKKPTRARKTTTKAKEIVEDESDKTKERTVPIHRRYAIEDVLKEGQKILVQVRKEERGTKGAALTTYISMPGRFTVLMPNTPYAGGISRKINDAEERSSLKKIYDGLKIPKGMGLIMRTAGGGHDEDLIKRDFKNLTSRWKNIQKDFKDKEKQLPALVHEDGSLIVRAVRDMFTDDIEAIHVSGSRAYETTKDYMKFLMPESAKVVKEYKGTTPIFTEHGVEQALNRLHHSKVELPSGGYLIINPTEALISIDVNSGRNTTEKNIEETAYKTNLEAADEVARQLRMRDLAGLVVVDFIDMEDRRNERNVERAMKKAVRKDRARIQVGGISDFGLLEMSRQRLRPSMEESTYESCPHCNGTGVVPTHATGALMLLRNLEDKNVRGKADRIVMTMHTDLAIYILNHKREQIKEMESRLKIQIQLKTDDKYDIPDHRLELIVLSADGKESSQTKEVKLREQAEKGPEARYRGKPNKRKSNKDKRNSKNASDKKPDDKKDVKGKPQKNSDKDSKSSRRTPANKKADSKKPEEKKDQTKDKAEAKSDDKPKRTRKAPAKKAESKEQDKKAEVKSTEAKEAKAEKAPKAEKPKPPAKGIVVETIDAEGNAAVSQNKEKKSVVKSWWSRS from the coding sequence ATGGCAAAGAAAATGCTAATTGATGCGGCTCACTCGGAAGAGATCCGCGTTGTTGTTGCAGATGAAAATCAACGCATCCAAGAATTTGAAGTAGAAACCAGCGGTAAAGAAATGACAAAAGGCAATGTTTATATTGCTGAGATCAACCGTGTAGAACCTTCCCTTCAAGCCGCGTTTGTAAGCTATGGCGCAAACCGTAATGGCTTCCTTGCATTTGGTGAAATTCATCCAGAATACTTTGATCTTCCAAAGGCTGAAAAAAAAGCTCTCATGGAAGAACTTGATGAGATTGCTGATAAGCGTCGTCAACGCATGGAAGAGCGTGAGCAAGAGCACGAACGCCGTCGCGAAGAGCGTGAAGCACGCAAGAAGGCTAAAAAAGCTGCTGCAAGCAAAGCAAATACAAGCATTGATGACGACTCTACAGATGACGATGACGTGACAGATGCACAACCGAACAGTGCTCCTGATACACTCAACCTTTCTGCTGAAGAGCTTGAAGAAGACGCACGCGCCCTTGCCCTTGCTAACGCAATGGCTGATGACATTGGTGACGAAGGCAAGCCTACTGCTAAGCCAAAGCGTTCTCCTCGTAAAGCGCAAACACGTCGTCCACGTCGTCACTCTGATAAGAAGGCTCCTTCAACATCAGAAGACAATGACACAAAGAAAGATGCATCTTCTAACGAAGAAAAGCCTAAGCGTCAAACACGTGCACGCAAAAAGCCTGTAACAGAGGCAACTGAAGGCACATCTGAAGAGCAGAAGAAAAAGCCAACACGCGCTCGTAAAACAACAACTAAAGCCAAAGAGATTGTTGAAGACGAAAGCGACAAGACAAAAGAGCGTACAGTTCCAATTCACCGTCGCTACGCGATTGAAGACGTTCTTAAAGAAGGCCAAAAGATTCTTGTACAAGTCCGTAAAGAAGAGCGCGGTACAAAAGGCGCTGCCCTCACAACATACATCAGTATGCCGGGTCGTTTTACAGTTCTTATGCCAAACACACCATACGCTGGTGGTATCTCTCGTAAGATTAATGATGCTGAAGAGCGCTCTAGCCTGAAGAAGATTTACGACGGTCTAAAAATCCCTAAAGGTATGGGATTGATTATGCGTACTGCAGGTGGCGGACACGATGAAGACCTCATCAAACGTGATTTTAAAAACCTGACGTCTCGCTGGAAGAACATCCAAAAAGACTTTAAGGATAAAGAGAAGCAGCTCCCTGCTCTTGTACATGAAGATGGTAGCCTGATTGTTCGTGCTGTACGTGACATGTTTACAGACGACATTGAAGCCATCCATGTGAGTGGTAGTCGTGCATATGAAACAACCAAAGACTACATGAAGTTCCTAATGCCTGAGAGCGCAAAGGTTGTGAAAGAGTACAAAGGTACAACACCTATCTTTACTGAGCATGGTGTTGAGCAGGCGCTCAACAGACTTCACCATTCAAAAGTTGAGCTTCCAAGTGGTGGCTACCTGATTATCAACCCAACTGAAGCCCTTATTTCAATTGATGTAAACTCTGGTCGTAACACAACAGAAAAGAACATTGAAGAAACAGCCTACAAAACAAATCTAGAAGCAGCAGATGAAGTGGCGCGTCAACTTCGTATGCGCGACCTTGCAGGTCTGGTTGTTGTGGACTTCATTGATATGGAAGATCGCCGCAATGAGCGCAATGTTGAGCGTGCTATGAAGAAAGCTGTCCGCAAAGACCGTGCCCGTATCCAAGTGGGCGGTATTAGCGACTTTGGCCTGCTTGAAATGTCTCGTCAGCGCCTGCGCCCTTCTATGGAAGAATCAACATACGAAAGCTGCCCGCACTGTAACGGTACCGGCGTGGTACCAACGCATGCAACAGGTGCTCTTATGCTTCTACGCAACCTTGAAGATAAGAATGTACGTGGTAAGGCTGACCGTATTGTGATGACCATGCATACAGATCTTGCGATTTACATCCTAAACCACAAGCGTGAGCAAATTAAAGAGATGGAATCTCGTCTAAAAATTCAGATTCAACTGAAGACTGATGACAAGTACGATATTCCTGACCACCGCCTAGAGCTGATTGTTCTAAGTGCAGACGGTAAAGAGTCATCTCAGACAAAAGAAGTTAAACTTCGTGAGCAGGCTGAAAAAGGCCCAGAAGCGCGTTACCGCGGTAAGCCGAACAAGCGCAAATCAAACAAAGATAAGCGTAACAGCAAAAACGCAAGCGATAAAAAGCCTGACGATAAGAAAGACGTAAAAGGTAAACCTCAAAAGAACTCTGATAAAGATTCTAAATCTTCTCGCCGCACACCTGCTAATAAAAAAGCAGATAGCAAAAAGCCAGAAGAGAAAAAGGATCAGACGAAAGATAAAGCGGAAGCTAAATCTGATGACAAGCCGAAGAGAACACGTAAAGCCCCTGCTAAAAAAGCTGAAAGCAAAGAGCAGGATAAAAAGGCTGAAGTAAAGAGCACAGAGGCAAAAGAAGCAAAAGCTGAAAAAGCGCCTAAGGCTGAAAAACCAAAACCACCAGCAAAAGGCATTGTTGTTGAAACAATTGATGCTGAAGGCAATGCAGCCGTTTCTCAAAACAAAGAGAAAAAGTCTGTTGTAAAAAGTTGGTGGAGCCGCTCGTAA
- a CDS encoding ABC transporter permease: MLGFVMKKLFSLLPALLGLFVLTFMLIYFTPGDPVDALLGDFALPADKEKMREAMGLTKPVHVQLYNSLTGVLAGDLGTSFKTDAPVWSMIWERLPSTILLGFGALSFALPVGLSFGFLAAAHKSGALDKFAKFYITAAFCMPSFWFGPILILLFSVWWPLFPLGGQDGFSSLILPSVTLGLPMSAVLTKLVRDSILGAGETQYVKLARAKGLTEDAILSEHVWPNVRIPVFTMVFLQMGALLTGAILTEAIFQWPGVGSLLIEAIHSRDYPVLQGCVLFIGVVYMLMNVLSDIVAACLDPRILKGE, encoded by the coding sequence ATGTTAGGCTTTGTTATGAAAAAGCTTTTTTCATTGTTGCCGGCACTGCTTGGTTTGTTTGTTCTAACCTTTATGTTGATTTACTTTACACCGGGTGATCCTGTGGATGCACTTCTTGGTGATTTTGCTCTTCCTGCCGATAAAGAAAAGATGCGTGAAGCTATGGGGCTAACAAAGCCTGTACATGTCCAGCTTTACAATTCCTTAACAGGTGTTTTGGCGGGTGATTTGGGCACATCTTTTAAAACAGATGCGCCAGTTTGGTCGATGATTTGGGAGAGGTTGCCGAGTACTATTCTTCTTGGTTTTGGCGCGCTTTCATTTGCTTTACCTGTTGGGCTTTCTTTTGGGTTCCTTGCAGCTGCACACAAGTCAGGCGCGCTAGATAAGTTTGCAAAATTCTACATAACAGCAGCATTCTGCATGCCAAGCTTTTGGTTTGGACCCATTTTAATTCTTCTGTTTTCTGTATGGTGGCCATTGTTTCCATTGGGCGGACAAGATGGGTTTTCCTCTTTGATTTTGCCAAGTGTAACGCTAGGTCTTCCAATGAGTGCTGTGCTGACAAAGCTTGTGCGTGATTCAATTTTAGGAGCAGGAGAAACGCAATATGTGAAACTTGCCCGTGCAAAAGGGCTGACGGAAGATGCTATTTTGTCTGAGCATGTTTGGCCTAATGTGCGTATTCCTGTGTTTACAATGGTGTTTCTACAAATGGGTGCGCTGCTTACAGGGGCAATTCTTACTGAAGCAATTTTCCAGTGGCCTGGTGTGGGGAGCTTGCTTATTGAGGCAATTCATAGCCGTGATTATCCAGTGCTTCAAGGGTGTGTGCTGTTTATTGGTGTTGTTTACATGCTTATGAATGTGCTGAGCGATATTGTGGCTGCATGTTTAGATCCAAGAATTTTGAAGGGAGAGTAA
- a CDS encoding ABC transporter permease — protein sequence MKLRYAIPLACLCVIALFYPYDPYTMEIELAYSGPQGSAFLGYDSLGRDLLSRIVYGMGTSLIVAVGVVAFTGLIGIAVGLIAGWCGGKVDTLLMRFADIVLSLPGILVAVMFVALSEPSIFNIILALSLTGWVGFARLARVQTQIIKKADFVTASSLLGVSSFGILMRHILPNISTVLFVEGLFTAVGAMMAEAGLSFLGVGLAPPTPSLGSLLKEGASAIMIAPHIVVCSGAGLAILLLAFSWTGERLKLRVSR from the coding sequence ATGAAATTACGTTACGCGATTCCTTTAGCTTGTCTTTGTGTGATAGCTCTGTTTTATCCGTATGACCCATATACAATGGAGATTGAGCTTGCCTATAGTGGGCCACAAGGGTCAGCTTTTCTTGGGTATGATAGCCTTGGCCGTGACCTGCTTTCTCGTATCGTGTATGGAATGGGCACATCCCTTATTGTTGCTGTAGGTGTTGTTGCCTTTACTGGCCTTATTGGAATTGCCGTTGGCCTTATTGCAGGCTGGTGCGGCGGTAAGGTTGATACTTTGCTGATGCGCTTTGCTGATATTGTTTTAAGCTTGCCGGGTATTTTAGTGGCTGTAATGTTTGTGGCTCTGAGTGAACCGAGTATCTTTAATATTATTCTGGCGCTTTCCTTAACAGGGTGGGTTGGTTTTGCTAGGCTTGCACGTGTGCAAACGCAGATTATTAAAAAGGCTGACTTTGTTACAGCGTCAAGTCTGCTAGGCGTATCTTCATTTGGTATTTTGATGCGTCATATCTTGCCAAATATTTCAACAGTACTTTTTGTTGAGGGGCTATTTACAGCTGTAGGGGCTATGATGGCTGAGGCTGGACTCTCTTTTCTTGGGGTGGGGCTTGCGCCTCCAACACCAAGCCTTGGAAGCCTTCTAAAAGAGGGGGCAAGTGCCATTATGATTGCGCCTCATATTGTGGTGTGCTCAGGTGCAGGGCTTGCGATTTTATTGCTAGCCTTTTCTTGGACTGGCGAAAGGCTGAAATTAAGGGTTAGCAGATAG